A portion of the Deinococcus peraridilitoris DSM 19664 genome contains these proteins:
- a CDS encoding TRAP transporter permease, with amino-acid sequence MADKDEHQAAQELLEQTELGGRRVTGKTRLLAGVLAVAWSLFQLYSTYVGNMEPILLRAAHLAFAFSLAFLVYPFSKRSSRERVPWADWLLGVAAVLGTLYIVVAFQDILLRGGVPNRLDVWTGTVTIVLLLAASWRALGPALPIIAMALMVYAATGPRGLLPFELPRMLQLHAGAKWDQLVAQLYLSTEGIFGTPLGVSATFVFLFVLFGAFLDKAGAGNFFIQLAYSLLGNFRGGPAKAAVVSSALTGVVSGSSVSNVVTTGTFTIPLMKRIGYSPEKAGGIEVASSSNGQLMPPVMGAAAFIMANFLNISYTSLILAAAVPAVLAYAALFVTVHIEALKLGLKGVPRSELPPLAPVLRAGAHYFIPIIYLIYALAIQQITPERAALNTIGVMVLLLIIQELVRAARRGDGLGLGARSAGTMIVQSLETGARNMVGIALATAAAGIIVGMVTITGIGFGLTDIVQAVSGGNLIVVLIMAQLISLLLGMGLPTTANYIVMASLIVPVISNLAQASGYNVPPLAVHMFVFYFGIMADSTPPVALAGYAAAAIGKGNPFRTGVQGFIYELRTALLAYMLFFNPKLLLIGVSSFGEGAWIAFSAFVGLVAFSAATLGFLHKPSNILERLILLAAALLLITPGLVTDVAGFTLIGLVYTWQKLRPAVPARPAV; translated from the coding sequence ATGGCGGACAAAGACGAACATCAGGCGGCCCAGGAACTGCTGGAGCAGACAGAGCTCGGCGGACGCCGTGTCACCGGCAAGACTCGCCTGCTCGCGGGTGTCCTTGCGGTAGCCTGGAGCCTGTTTCAGTTGTACTCGACATACGTCGGGAACATGGAGCCCATTTTGCTGCGCGCGGCCCACCTCGCGTTTGCGTTCTCGCTGGCCTTTCTGGTCTATCCGTTCAGCAAGCGCAGCTCGCGGGAACGCGTTCCATGGGCCGACTGGCTGCTTGGCGTCGCGGCGGTGCTGGGCACGCTGTATATCGTGGTGGCTTTTCAGGACATCCTGTTGCGAGGTGGGGTGCCCAACCGTCTCGATGTCTGGACGGGAACGGTCACCATCGTACTGCTGCTGGCAGCCTCGTGGCGGGCGCTGGGCCCAGCCCTCCCCATCATCGCCATGGCCCTGATGGTCTATGCGGCCACGGGACCTCGCGGTCTTCTTCCGTTCGAGTTGCCGCGCATGCTGCAGCTGCACGCGGGTGCGAAGTGGGACCAGCTGGTTGCTCAGCTGTATCTGTCTACAGAAGGCATTTTCGGGACGCCGCTGGGCGTCAGCGCCACCTTCGTGTTTCTGTTCGTATTGTTCGGCGCGTTTCTCGACAAAGCCGGCGCGGGCAACTTCTTCATTCAGCTCGCCTACAGCCTGCTGGGCAATTTCCGTGGAGGTCCGGCGAAGGCGGCCGTGGTGTCCTCTGCCCTCACGGGCGTGGTGAGCGGTTCGAGCGTATCGAACGTCGTCACGACCGGCACGTTCACCATCCCGCTTATGAAGCGCATCGGGTACAGTCCTGAAAAAGCGGGCGGTATCGAGGTCGCCAGTTCCAGCAACGGTCAGCTGATGCCCCCGGTAATGGGGGCGGCGGCCTTCATCATGGCGAACTTCCTGAATATCTCGTACACCAGCCTGATTCTGGCGGCGGCCGTTCCGGCAGTGCTGGCCTACGCTGCGCTGTTCGTGACCGTGCACATCGAGGCCCTGAAGCTGGGCCTCAAAGGGGTGCCGCGCAGCGAACTGCCGCCGCTGGCGCCCGTACTGCGGGCTGGCGCTCACTACTTCATTCCGATCATCTACCTGATCTACGCGCTTGCCATTCAGCAGATCACCCCCGAGCGCGCGGCGCTCAACACCATCGGCGTGATGGTGCTGCTGTTGATCATTCAGGAACTCGTGCGTGCCGCCCGTCGTGGTGACGGTCTCGGACTTGGCGCACGAAGCGCCGGAACCATGATCGTGCAGAGCCTGGAAACCGGTGCGCGCAACATGGTCGGCATTGCACTGGCCACTGCTGCTGCGGGCATTATCGTCGGCATGGTGACCATCACCGGGATCGGCTTCGGTTTGACGGACATCGTTCAAGCCGTCTCGGGGGGAAACCTGATCGTCGTGCTGATCATGGCGCAGCTGATCAGTCTGCTGCTCGGCATGGGTTTGCCCACCACGGCCAACTACATCGTGATGGCCAGCCTGATCGTGCCAGTGATTTCGAATCTGGCGCAGGCCTCCGGATACAACGTGCCGCCGCTCGCCGTGCACATGTTCGTGTTTTACTTCGGCATCATGGCTGATAGCACGCCTCCCGTAGCGCTTGCCGGGTACGCCGCGGCTGCCATCGGCAAGGGAAATCCCTTCCGGACCGGCGTACAGGGCTTCATTTACGAGCTGCGCACGGCCCTGCTGGCTTACATGCTGTTCTTCAACCCGAAACTGCTGCTGATCGGCGTCTCTTCTTTCGGCGAAGGGGCCTGGATTGCCTTCTCCGCCTTTGTCGGGCTGGTCGCGTTCTCAGCAGCGACCCTGGGCTTTCTGCACAAGCCCAGCAATATCCTGGAGCGTCTCATCCTGTTGGCCGCCGCGTTGCTGCTGATCACGCCCGGCCTGGTCACCGACGTGGCCGGCTTCACGCTGATCGGGCTGGTCTACACCTGGCAGAAGCTGCGCCCGGCTGTGCCTGCCCGTCCTGCCGTCTGA
- a CDS encoding TAXI family TRAP transporter solute-binding subunit → MKKGILAGTLVLGALAVAYAQGSNFITIGTGGTTGVYFPVGTGMAKLVNDSNSGLRANARSTGGSVFNVNALSTGELQMAIAQNDVVFYAYRGTGLAAFEGKANTKLRSVAALYPELVHIVARKDANIRSVADLKGKRVIVGDVGSGTEQNARQILEAYGLQFSDLGQTVRVNPTQGAQLLQDGRADALFYTVGLGASAIQQIALTTSVNLVPVAGNNATTLLKKYPFYVRFNIPGKNYRGVDATVPTVAVQATLVTSTDESEDAVYKATKAIFENEASLKAIHPNLSNNFSYEKAVKGLPAPLHPGAQKFFREKGAVR, encoded by the coding sequence ATGAAAAAAGGAATCCTGGCTGGAACGCTCGTGTTGGGCGCGCTCGCCGTCGCGTACGCGCAAGGCAGCAACTTCATCACCATCGGTACCGGCGGAACCACGGGAGTGTACTTCCCAGTGGGAACCGGCATGGCCAAACTGGTCAACGACTCGAACTCTGGCCTGCGTGCCAACGCCCGCTCGACGGGTGGCAGCGTCTTCAACGTGAACGCCCTCAGCACCGGCGAACTGCAGATGGCCATCGCTCAGAACGACGTGGTCTTTTACGCCTACCGTGGAACAGGGCTCGCCGCCTTTGAAGGCAAGGCCAACACCAAGCTGCGCTCGGTCGCCGCGCTCTATCCGGAGCTGGTTCACATCGTCGCACGCAAGGACGCCAACATCCGCTCGGTCGCCGACCTCAAGGGCAAGCGCGTCATCGTTGGTGACGTCGGCTCGGGCACCGAGCAGAACGCCCGCCAGATTCTCGAAGCCTATGGTCTGCAGTTCAGCGACCTCGGCCAGACCGTGCGCGTGAATCCCACCCAGGGCGCCCAGCTGCTGCAGGACGGACGCGCCGACGCGCTGTTCTACACCGTCGGCCTGGGCGCATCGGCAATTCAGCAGATCGCGCTGACCACGTCCGTGAACCTCGTGCCGGTGGCCGGCAACAACGCCACCACGCTGCTCAAGAAGTACCCCTTCTACGTGCGCTTCAACATCCCCGGCAAGAACTACCGTGGTGTCGATGCCACCGTGCCCACCGTGGCCGTGCAGGCGACGCTCGTCACCTCGACGGACGAAAGCGAAGACGCCGTGTACAAGGCAACCAAGGCCATCTTCGAGAACGAAGCTAGCCTGAAGGCCATTCACCCCAACCTGTCGAACAACTTCAGCTACGAAAAAGCCGTGAAAGGACTGCCTGCCCCGCTGCACCCCGGCGCACAGAAGTTCTTCCGGGAAAAGGGTGCCGTTCGCTGA
- a CDS encoding amino acid ABC transporter ATP-binding protein — MKKHGEDIIVARGVHKYFGEFHALRGVDMTVKTGEVVVIIGPSGSGKSTFIRTLNRLEPHNSGQIIVNGIELKDGSNLDAIRREVGMVFQSFNLFPHLSVLHNITLAPMKVRRWSKTKAEKTAMELLERVGIPEQAHKFPAQLSGGQQQRVAIARALAMQPKVMLFDEPTSALDPEMIKEVLDVMKELAQSGITMLVVTHEMGFAKEVADRVVFFDQGNIVEEATPEQFYNYPKHERSKLFLSQILGH, encoded by the coding sequence GTGAAGAAGCACGGCGAAGACATTATCGTGGCGCGCGGCGTCCACAAGTATTTCGGCGAGTTCCACGCCCTGCGCGGTGTCGACATGACAGTCAAAACCGGTGAAGTCGTGGTGATCATCGGCCCCTCGGGCAGCGGCAAGAGCACCTTTATCCGTACGCTCAACCGCCTCGAGCCTCACAACAGCGGACAGATCATCGTAAACGGCATCGAGCTGAAAGACGGCAGCAACCTCGACGCCATTCGCCGTGAAGTCGGGATGGTCTTTCAGTCCTTCAACCTGTTTCCGCACCTCAGCGTGCTGCACAACATCACCCTCGCGCCGATGAAAGTGCGTCGCTGGAGCAAGACCAAAGCCGAAAAGACTGCCATGGAACTGCTCGAACGCGTCGGTATTCCAGAGCAGGCGCACAAGTTTCCGGCACAGCTCTCCGGCGGTCAGCAGCAGCGGGTGGCAATTGCGCGCGCGCTGGCGATGCAGCCGAAAGTGATGCTTTTCGACGAGCCCACTAGTGCGCTTGACCCGGAGATGATCAAGGAAGTGCTCGACGTGATGAAAGAGCTCGCGCAGAGCGGCATCACCATGCTGGTCGTCACCCACGAAATGGGCTTTGCAAAGGAAGTGGCTGACCGGGTGGTCTTCTTCGATCAGGGCAACATCGTCGAGGAAGCGACCCCGGAGCAGTTTTACAATTATCCGAAGCACGAACGTTCCAAACTGTTTCTGTCACAGATTCTCGGTCACTGA
- a CDS encoding PQQ-dependent sugar dehydrogenase, with product MPNSPQGMQQVNLEVPGGMGDAKVSASRRLTVPSGFSIQVVARVAGARFMAVAPNGDVLVSQPGAGTIVRLVVKPGQAAQQNVFVSGLVMPHDMVFATVAGTTYLYVAVHDKVVRYAYTNGMIQASAAQTVVEGLPTGSSEDLRGSYAHYLKNIVISPDGSKLYVSVASETNADPKIDRPAMEGGSGVERGAIYEFNAAALGQKIAANAQPYARGVRNAEGLAFAPNSNDLWIAVMNRDDVRCPKGIDCTGDGKPDDGALIQSYVDKNPPDLIVKVKPGADYGWPYCNADPRAGVNNMPYLNDFENNADGKKFNCATAERATKGLGAHEAPLGLTFWRNGPAEFRNVMTVGLHGCWNCSTYVGYKVSYFPVNGGTIGAQRDLVTGWVTDTMNPGRKNCSEVQDKCWGRPVDMADMPDGSLLISDDYTGTIYRLYKK from the coding sequence TTGCCCAATTCCCCGCAGGGGATGCAGCAAGTCAATCTGGAAGTTCCAGGCGGCATGGGAGACGCCAAGGTCAGTGCCAGTCGGCGCCTGACCGTCCCGAGCGGCTTCAGCATCCAGGTGGTCGCCCGTGTGGCTGGTGCGCGCTTCATGGCCGTCGCTCCCAACGGCGACGTACTGGTTTCACAGCCTGGCGCGGGCACCATCGTCCGGCTTGTGGTCAAGCCAGGACAGGCCGCTCAGCAAAATGTGTTCGTCTCAGGCCTGGTGATGCCACACGACATGGTGTTCGCCACGGTCGCCGGCACCACTTACCTGTATGTGGCGGTGCACGACAAGGTCGTTCGCTACGCCTACACCAACGGCATGATCCAGGCTTCAGCGGCGCAGACCGTGGTGGAGGGTCTGCCCACCGGAAGTTCCGAGGATCTCCGCGGATCGTACGCCCACTACCTCAAGAACATCGTGATCAGCCCGGACGGGAGCAAGCTGTATGTTTCCGTGGCCTCGGAGACCAACGCCGACCCCAAAATCGACCGGCCGGCAATGGAGGGTGGCAGCGGCGTCGAGCGCGGTGCCATCTATGAATTCAATGCTGCGGCGCTCGGGCAAAAGATCGCCGCCAATGCGCAGCCATACGCCCGTGGCGTGCGCAACGCCGAAGGGCTGGCCTTTGCGCCAAATTCGAACGACTTATGGATCGCCGTCATGAACCGCGACGACGTGCGCTGTCCGAAAGGAATCGACTGTACCGGCGACGGCAAGCCTGACGACGGCGCGCTGATTCAGTCGTACGTCGACAAAAATCCGCCGGACTTGATCGTAAAAGTCAAGCCGGGCGCCGATTACGGCTGGCCCTACTGCAACGCCGATCCGCGCGCTGGGGTGAACAACATGCCCTACCTCAACGACTTCGAAAACAACGCCGATGGCAAGAAGTTCAACTGCGCCACCGCCGAACGCGCCACCAAGGGACTGGGGGCCCACGAAGCGCCGCTGGGGCTGACCTTCTGGCGCAACGGACCCGCAGAATTCAGAAATGTCATGACGGTCGGTTTGCACGGCTGCTGGAACTGCTCGACGTACGTCGGCTACAAGGTGTCCTACTTCCCCGTGAACGGAGGCACCATCGGCGCACAGCGTGACCTGGTCACGGGCTGGGTCACCGATACCATGAACCCCGGCAGAAAAAACTGCTCCGAGGTCCAGGACAAATGCTGGGGTCGCCCGGTGGACATGGCCGACATGCCCGACGGCAGCCTGCTGATTTCGGACGATTACACTGGCACCATCTACCGGCTGTACAAGAAATAA
- a CDS encoding VC0807 family protein → MTRPAPRSRPSWANYVMDVVFTLIVPLACLRPVLPFTDQGLGMLVGPVAAYLTASLVPVTYLLLSVLLARRVNTVTTLAAASALMSGALAFWPLSGVAFAIKDSSGSLFLLMVTSGSLWLRRPLFTSILQVALLPGTPRQEMQLRTLLATPGMYDATRRATVALQLKALLVASTNIIVKSAMVSAPFGTQTFNSQLASATAVMIPLAYLASAAGYGLALWFIRRGFTRLLGRTVPMWGEGFWKALPPN, encoded by the coding sequence GTGACCCGTCCTGCGCCGCGCTCCCGTCCCAGCTGGGCGAACTACGTCATGGACGTCGTGTTCACCCTGATCGTGCCGTTGGCCTGTCTCCGTCCGGTGCTGCCCTTCACCGACCAGGGACTTGGTATGCTGGTCGGCCCCGTTGCCGCCTACCTGACCGCCAGCCTTGTGCCGGTCACGTACCTGCTGCTGTCCGTGCTGCTGGCCCGGCGCGTGAACACCGTCACCACCCTGGCCGCCGCCAGCGCCCTGATGAGCGGCGCACTGGCGTTCTGGCCGCTCAGCGGCGTCGCTTTTGCCATAAAAGACTCGTCTGGGTCGTTGTTCCTGCTGATGGTTACTTCTGGATCGCTCTGGCTTCGTAGGCCGTTGTTCACTTCGATTCTACAGGTGGCACTCCTACCAGGCACCCCAAGGCAGGAAATGCAATTGCGGACGCTGCTTGCCACTCCTGGTATGTATGACGCCACCCGGCGCGCCACGGTCGCGCTGCAACTCAAAGCGCTGCTGGTGGCCAGCACCAACATCATTGTGAAAAGCGCCATGGTGAGCGCTCCGTTCGGCACCCAGACCTTCAATTCCCAGCTGGCCAGTGCGACAGCAGTGATGATTCCGCTGGCCTACCTGGCCAGTGCTGCCGGATACGGGTTGGCCCTGTGGTTCATCCGGCGAGGCTTCACGCGCCTGCTTGGCCGCACCGTACCCATGTGGGGTGAAGGATTCTGGAAGGCCCTGCCGCCGAACTGA
- a CDS encoding MFS transporter has product MHAWRQRRASEWADRNYRFGVLNGWLVFIGDGFLNASVVLAGFASRLGASNAVIGLLPAIQAGGWMLPQILVAARIRQHPYKLPVYRSAATIRVISYLWMIASSALLIDYPGVLLTSFILGMVINALASGVSGLPFLEVVSKTIPSERRTAFFGVRNLVGGILAFLAGLAVREILASPIPFPYNYTVIFTLATVAFTLGYGVFGRIQEPPDPPQPPSNLRAELRAIPLTLREDRDFRAFLSVRLLLAFASLSEPFYAVFALRELGMPTSMLGVFLMVLAGTAPLSNIVWTRLAQGHGSRRIIRASAACALLAPLLALTLSSWWPGAYLLVFVATSVAAQGFNLGHTNHLLNLAPPHARGRYIGTLNTIVGVALFAPVLGGLLADTLGYRAVFAVSITLYALAWWWSNRLRRDA; this is encoded by the coding sequence GTGCACGCCTGGAGACAACGCCGCGCGTCCGAGTGGGCAGACCGCAATTACCGATTCGGAGTGCTGAACGGCTGGCTGGTATTCATCGGCGACGGCTTTCTCAATGCCTCGGTGGTCCTGGCCGGCTTCGCCAGCCGTCTGGGCGCCTCAAACGCCGTGATCGGCCTTTTGCCTGCTATTCAGGCGGGTGGCTGGATGCTGCCGCAGATTCTGGTGGCCGCGCGCATCCGGCAGCATCCCTACAAACTCCCGGTCTACCGCAGTGCCGCCACCATCCGGGTGATCAGCTACCTGTGGATGATCGCGTCGAGCGCGCTGCTGATCGACTATCCGGGCGTTCTGCTGACCAGCTTCATTTTGGGCATGGTCATAAATGCTCTGGCGTCGGGCGTTTCGGGTCTGCCGTTTCTGGAAGTGGTCTCGAAGACCATTCCCAGCGAACGCCGGACGGCGTTCTTTGGCGTACGTAACCTCGTCGGGGGTATTCTGGCGTTTCTGGCCGGCTTGGCAGTACGGGAAATTCTCGCTTCACCGATTCCCTTTCCGTACAATTACACGGTCATTTTTACCCTGGCGACGGTGGCGTTTACCCTGGGGTACGGGGTCTTTGGCCGGATACAGGAACCCCCTGACCCGCCCCAGCCGCCCAGCAACCTCCGGGCGGAGCTGCGCGCCATTCCCCTGACCTTGCGCGAGGACCGCGACTTCCGCGCGTTTCTGAGCGTGCGGCTGCTGCTGGCCTTTGCGAGCCTCTCCGAACCATTTTATGCGGTGTTCGCCTTGCGCGAGCTGGGAATGCCTACCAGCATGCTGGGAGTGTTTCTGATGGTCCTGGCGGGCACGGCGCCCTTGTCGAACATCGTCTGGACCCGACTGGCGCAGGGACACGGATCACGCCGGATTATCCGCGCGTCGGCAGCCTGCGCGCTGCTCGCTCCGCTGCTCGCCTTGACCCTGTCGAGTTGGTGGCCGGGAGCCTACCTGCTGGTCTTCGTCGCGACCAGCGTGGCCGCGCAAGGCTTCAACCTGGGGCATACCAACCATCTGCTCAACCTGGCGCCACCTCATGCGCGCGGACGCTACATCGGGACACTCAACACCATCGTGGGAGTAGCGCTGTTCGCTCCGGTGCTGGGCGGCTTGCTGGCCGACACCCTGGGATACCGGGCCGTGTTCGCGGTCAGCATTACCCTGTACGCCCTTGCGTGGTGGTGGTCGAACCGCCTGAGACGTGACGCATGA
- a CDS encoding chloride channel protein has translation MRQSLPRNVMTRLESSRVVIYGLLAGALVGLMGSGLRVVLDQLVSALAFVTRFRPPGTPGEGGLLMAFGEAAPLGLLALPVLATLAALLRPGMRHDPLEEAVRQYHDDRHLPDTAADGRSLVASTLAYLSGVAVGRDGPFTALGNLSARLLTRMARLSRTEARTLALSCVGAALGLVLHAPLAAAVLIVEVLYRRFEFEFEVLLPAVLASVAAYAVYGALHGFSPLLVTSVMQFPGLAQVPMYALLALVVSLAAWLVTQAREALPGLEQHHWWHTASVTVFASLAAVLAYFVPETVGDGAGWLQVALRGFQDIESLWQGLLRLLLLVGVAWLALGGTVLSAVSAGGLLGVGVSSLLPALGLDPAVGGLVGAAAFLTTSHNVPVAATLLLATWGGDALLPALLAGTLLAHALSGEASIVRPQVRSHAFSPVHAQAAVMPDTENANMPPEERPALDKAPVEEQLYRVPLPDGWQGLGADDVVWPVGVQYVALVRGGDVRVAEPMQIFQENDELVLLASPDQFEGFAATLSSLRAR, from the coding sequence GTGCGTCAATCCCTTCCCCGAAACGTGATGACCCGGCTCGAATCGAGCCGGGTGGTCATTTATGGCTTGCTGGCGGGAGCGCTGGTCGGGCTCATGGGCAGCGGGCTGCGCGTGGTGCTCGACCAGCTTGTCAGTGCCCTGGCGTTCGTGACGCGCTTCCGGCCACCGGGCACACCGGGTGAAGGTGGGCTGCTGATGGCCTTTGGGGAAGCGGCGCCGCTGGGCCTGCTGGCCCTGCCGGTCCTGGCAACCCTGGCCGCGCTGCTGAGGCCCGGTATGCGTCATGATCCCCTGGAAGAAGCCGTGCGCCAGTATCACGACGACCGGCACCTGCCGGACACCGCAGCGGACGGGCGCAGCCTGGTGGCCAGTACGCTGGCTTACCTGTCGGGTGTGGCCGTCGGGCGTGACGGGCCCTTTACTGCCCTGGGGAACCTCAGCGCCAGGCTGCTTACCCGGATGGCCCGCCTGAGCCGGACAGAAGCGCGCACTCTCGCGCTGAGCTGCGTTGGGGCCGCGCTGGGCCTGGTGCTGCACGCTCCACTCGCGGCGGCCGTGCTGATCGTGGAAGTGCTGTACCGGCGCTTCGAATTCGAGTTCGAGGTGCTGCTTCCAGCCGTGCTGGCGAGCGTGGCGGCCTACGCAGTCTATGGTGCGCTTCACGGCTTCTCACCGTTGCTGGTGACTTCCGTCATGCAGTTCCCCGGACTCGCGCAGGTACCGATGTACGCGCTGCTGGCCCTGGTCGTCAGTCTGGCGGCCTGGCTGGTGACACAGGCGCGTGAAGCGCTGCCAGGGCTGGAGCAGCACCACTGGTGGCATACGGCAAGCGTCACGGTGTTTGCCTCGCTGGCTGCGGTGCTGGCTTACTTCGTGCCGGAAACTGTTGGAGACGGCGCCGGCTGGCTGCAGGTGGCCCTAAGGGGGTTCCAGGATATTGAGAGCTTGTGGCAGGGACTGTTGCGGCTGTTGCTGCTGGTGGGCGTAGCGTGGCTCGCCCTGGGAGGCACCGTGCTCAGTGCGGTGAGCGCCGGGGGCTTGCTGGGTGTGGGCGTCTCATCGCTGCTTCCAGCGCTGGGACTTGACCCTGCCGTGGGTGGACTGGTGGGCGCTGCAGCCTTTCTGACCACCTCGCACAACGTTCCGGTGGCAGCGACCCTGCTGCTGGCCACCTGGGGCGGCGACGCACTGCTGCCCGCGTTGCTCGCGGGCACCCTGCTGGCCCACGCCCTCAGCGGTGAGGCCAGCATCGTGCGACCACAGGTGCGCAGCCACGCATTCAGCCCGGTTCACGCCCAGGCAGCGGTGATGCCGGACACTGAAAACGCAAATATGCCACCCGAGGAGCGCCCGGCGCTGGATAAGGCTCCTGTCGAAGAGCAACTCTACCGGGTTCCCCTGCCGGACGGATGGCAGGGGTTGGGCGCCGACGACGTGGTCTGGCCGGTGGGCGTGCAATACGTCGCGCTCGTTCGCGGGGGCGACGTGCGCGTCGCGGAGCCCATGCAGATCTTTCAGGAAAACGATGAGCTGGTGCTGCTGGCCTCGCCGGACCAGTTCGAGGGTTTCGCGGCCACCCTCTCCTCGCTGCGTGCCCGCTAA